One Aminivibrio sp. DNA segment encodes these proteins:
- a CDS encoding 4-hydroxy-2-oxovalerate aldolase, producing MKLFDCTLRDGANVLGKGFPADLTEMMLQGLIENGITAIEYGNAGGIGAYEVSNSIAPLTDLEYLDLVQPYLGKAEIGMFLNAKRYREQNVVLAAEKGLAFLRVGADAGDSAIAMDAVRIVAHHGMKVCYSLMKAYIVSPAALAEESKKLEEAGVNEITIMDSAGFMTPDQASRYTEALVNAVGIPVGFHGHNNLGLSVANVLAAIGSGAELIDCGLLGMARSAGNTPTEVIAAVLQRNGKLPEVNLFGLLRFLDERLIPAMEQYGYHTAIPPLDLILGYSGCHSGFLKIFRDIAREKKVDLHRLIVEVTRKNQKSPSEEQIRAVADAL from the coding sequence GTGAAGCTTTTCGACTGTACACTGCGTGATGGTGCAAATGTTCTGGGGAAAGGTTTCCCTGCGGATCTGACAGAGATGATGCTGCAGGGCCTGATCGAAAACGGGATCACAGCCATTGAATACGGAAATGCCGGCGGAATCGGGGCCTATGAAGTGTCTAACTCCATTGCCCCTCTCACAGACCTGGAGTATCTGGATCTGGTACAGCCCTATCTCGGCAAGGCTGAAATAGGAATGTTCCTCAACGCGAAGCGCTACAGGGAGCAGAATGTGGTGCTCGCTGCCGAAAAGGGGCTGGCCTTCCTCCGAGTGGGGGCGGATGCGGGAGACTCGGCCATTGCCATGGATGCGGTCAGGATTGTCGCACACCACGGCATGAAGGTGTGCTACTCACTCATGAAGGCCTACATCGTCTCCCCTGCCGCTCTTGCCGAGGAATCCAAAAAACTCGAAGAAGCGGGAGTTAATGAAATAACCATAATGGACTCGGCCGGTTTCATGACTCCTGACCAGGCGTCCCGCTATACCGAAGCTCTCGTCAATGCGGTAGGGATTCCGGTAGGTTTTCACGGCCACAACAACCTGGGGCTCTCTGTGGCAAATGTGCTGGCCGCCATTGGGAGCGGAGCGGAGTTAATAGATTGCGGCCTGCTGGGAATGGCCCGCAGTGCCGGAAACACCCCCACCGAGGTTATTGCGGCGGTGCTGCAGCGGAATGGCAAACTGCCCGAAGTGAACCTTTTCGGCCTTCTCCGTTTCCTAGACGAACGGCTGATCCCCGCCATGGAGCAGTACGGGTATCACACGGCGATACCCCCCCTCGACCTCATCCTGGGGTATTCGGGCTGTCATTCGGGGTTCCTGAAAATTTTCCGCGATATTGCCCGGGAGAAAAAAGTTGACTTGCACCGCCTGATAGTTGAAGTAACCCGCAAGAACCAGAAATCACCGTCGGAAGAACAGATCCGGGCCGTGGCAGATGCCCTGTAG
- a CDS encoding tripartite tricarboxylate transporter TctB family protein, which translates to MTQRKQDIIFGATGTAISLVVLWLSVQYPSDSALFPLLSASGIFVCSLAVLIMAIKSKEGSEKVEGINLRSAALFGAVLLLYVLSIEKAGFFSSSFFFVMAVSMLWGGFGKGVSLRFSLLFAALFTVFLYITFVKIFTVPLPKGFLL; encoded by the coding sequence ATGACACAAAGAAAGCAGGACATTATTTTCGGGGCGACCGGAACGGCAATCTCTCTGGTAGTCCTGTGGCTGTCGGTACAATATCCGTCGGATTCAGCCCTTTTCCCTCTTCTTTCCGCATCGGGAATTTTCGTCTGCAGCCTGGCTGTCCTGATAATGGCCATAAAAAGCAAAGAGGGGAGCGAAAAGGTCGAAGGCATCAATCTGCGTTCAGCCGCATTGTTCGGAGCGGTGCTTCTTCTGTACGTTCTTTCCATCGAAAAAGCGGGGTTCTTTTCATCGTCCTTCTTTTTCGTGATGGCGGTTTCCATGCTGTGGGGCGGATTCGGAAAAGGGGTTTCCCTTCGTTTTTCCCTGCTCTTTGCCGCTCTGTTTACCGTTTTTCTTTATATTACCTTCGTCAAAATTTTCACGGTTCCTCTCCCGAAAGGTTTTTTACTTTGA
- a CDS encoding Ldh family oxidoreductase: protein MELFKKEKLESFCSSVYQAAGVLRERGDILAASMVHASLRGVESHGVSRTGIYLKRITSGMVRPNAALKIERGGRSGAMMDAGNTIGQFAASEASKLAAELAEENGIGCVGVRGSNHFGAASFYTLPLAQKGYIALAMSNAPTTMALWGAGKPYTGTNPLSYALPAGKYEPLVLDMATSIVARGKIRRAWKKGEKIPSDWAIDKDGNPTEDPEKALEGYVLPFGGPKGSAIALFIEVMAGVLTGAAFGPSLGSMYNDFDREQKLGHFFIAAAPGVLAPGLDFGKRMETMIEEIKALPPSGGNEKVFLPGEIEAMTEKDRTENGIPLEEDVVKELQELGAAYGLSFPG, encoded by the coding sequence ATGGAGCTGTTCAAAAAGGAGAAACTGGAGTCGTTTTGTTCTTCCGTATATCAGGCAGCCGGTGTTCTGAGGGAGAGAGGGGATATCTTGGCCGCCTCCATGGTCCATGCGAGCCTCAGGGGTGTTGAATCCCACGGGGTCAGCAGAACGGGGATTTACCTGAAAAGAATAACGTCAGGCATGGTCCGGCCGAATGCGGCTCTGAAAATTGAACGGGGCGGACGGTCAGGGGCCATGATGGACGCAGGGAATACCATAGGACAGTTTGCGGCTTCCGAAGCGTCGAAGCTGGCGGCTGAACTGGCGGAAGAAAACGGAATCGGCTGTGTGGGCGTCCGGGGATCCAACCATTTCGGCGCGGCCAGTTTTTATACCCTTCCGCTGGCACAGAAAGGCTACATTGCTCTCGCCATGTCCAACGCCCCTACCACCATGGCCCTCTGGGGCGCCGGGAAGCCCTACACAGGAACAAACCCCCTTTCCTATGCCCTTCCTGCCGGAAAATACGAACCGCTGGTGCTGGATATGGCCACGAGCATCGTAGCCAGGGGAAAAATCCGCAGGGCGTGGAAAAAAGGGGAAAAGATTCCGTCGGACTGGGCAATAGACAAAGACGGCAATCCGACGGAGGATCCGGAAAAAGCGCTCGAGGGATATGTCCTTCCCTTCGGCGGCCCGAAGGGTTCCGCCATTGCCCTTTTCATAGAAGTCATGGCGGGGGTTTTGACTGGAGCGGCCTTCGGTCCTTCCCTCGGGAGTATGTACAACGACTTCGACAGGGAACAGAAGCTGGGACATTTTTTCATTGCCGCTGCTCCCGGTGTTCTTGCTCCGGGGCTCGATTTCGGGAAGAGAATGGAGACCATGATTGAGGAGATTAAAGCCCTGCCGCCATCCGGAGGCAATGAGAAGGTTTTTCTCCCGGGGGAAATCGAGGCGATGACGGAAAAAGACCGGACGGAAAACGGCATACCCCTCGAAGAGGACGTGGTGAAGGAACTGCAGGAACTTGGAGCAGCGTATGGCCTGAGTTTTCCGGGGTAA
- a CDS encoding tripartite tricarboxylate transporter permease: MFEQLVSSLSGTLVFANLVAMVVSTAAGIMVGALPGLSASMGVALLIPFTFTMDPLTGLLCMAGMYNGAIYGGSIAAILINIPGTPGAVVTTFDGNAMAKKGEGRYALETAVICSTVGGVASALALMFIAPYLAALALKFGPAEYFWISVLGLSTIASFLSGSTVKGLFCAFAGLFISTVGIDQISGVFRFTFDNMYLMEGFPEIVVLIGLYSIPEVFTMLEEVAAGKTAAANNFLLEQATNKEEKRWTFRQDFKASIPTWTRSSIIGIVIGMIPGAGSSIAAFISYKEAKRKSKNPDNFGKGEVEGIRASETANNAVTASAMIPMLTFGIPGNVVTAIMVGGLLIHGLHPGPNLFIKEPRIVYGLMWGMLLTNFIMLTLGYFGARFFAKCLKMPTVILAAAIAVLSTVGTYSLNNSMFDVYSMLCFGVVGLVMRKMKLPIAPAVLGIILGPLAETELRRALMIADSPIEIFTRPLSFFLFLLTLLSLFYPVFKARFAARGTKA; this comes from the coding sequence ATGTTCGAACAGTTGGTGTCCTCTCTTTCTGGAACCCTGGTTTTTGCAAATCTGGTGGCCATGGTTGTCAGCACCGCGGCCGGAATCATGGTTGGGGCTCTACCCGGTCTCTCGGCTTCCATGGGCGTCGCCCTCCTCATCCCCTTCACGTTCACCATGGATCCGCTCACGGGGCTTCTGTGCATGGCAGGCATGTACAACGGGGCCATTTACGGCGGCTCGATCGCTGCGATTCTCATCAACATTCCGGGAACTCCCGGCGCCGTGGTCACGACCTTCGACGGAAACGCCATGGCAAAGAAGGGAGAAGGGCGGTACGCCCTTGAAACGGCGGTTATCTGTTCCACCGTCGGAGGAGTCGCGAGTGCCCTTGCCCTCATGTTTATCGCCCCCTACCTGGCTGCGCTGGCTCTGAAGTTCGGACCGGCGGAGTATTTCTGGATCTCGGTCCTCGGGCTGTCGACCATAGCGAGCTTTCTCTCCGGTTCGACGGTCAAGGGGCTTTTCTGCGCCTTTGCGGGGCTGTTTATAAGCACCGTGGGCATCGACCAGATCAGCGGCGTTTTCCGCTTTACCTTCGACAACATGTACCTTATGGAAGGGTTTCCCGAAATAGTGGTCCTCATTGGCCTGTATTCCATCCCTGAAGTGTTTACCATGCTTGAGGAGGTTGCTGCGGGGAAAACAGCTGCGGCGAACAATTTTCTCCTTGAGCAGGCAACGAATAAAGAGGAAAAACGATGGACTTTCCGTCAGGATTTCAAGGCTTCAATCCCCACGTGGACCCGTTCTTCCATAATAGGAATCGTTATAGGAATGATTCCCGGCGCGGGATCGAGCATTGCCGCTTTTATCAGCTATAAGGAAGCGAAACGGAAATCGAAGAATCCCGATAACTTCGGCAAAGGCGAGGTCGAAGGCATCCGGGCGTCGGAAACTGCAAACAATGCAGTCACTGCGAGCGCTATGATCCCCATGCTGACCTTTGGAATTCCCGGAAACGTGGTTACGGCCATCATGGTCGGAGGCCTTCTCATCCACGGGCTTCACCCGGGCCCCAATCTTTTCATCAAGGAACCGAGGATCGTGTACGGGCTCATGTGGGGAATGCTTCTCACGAATTTCATCATGCTCACCCTGGGATATTTCGGTGCCCGATTTTTTGCAAAATGCCTGAAGATGCCCACGGTGATTCTTGCCGCCGCCATAGCCGTTTTGAGTACCGTTGGAACCTACAGCCTGAATAACTCCATGTTTGATGTGTATTCAATGCTGTGTTTCGGAGTTGTCGGGCTTGTCATGCGGAAAATGAAGCTGCCCATCGCTCCGGCGGTTCTTGGAATAATTCTTGGGCCCCTTGCGGAGACAGAATTGAGGAGAGCGCTGATGATTGCTGACTCTCCCATTGAAATCTTCACCCGCCCTCTTTCGTTTTTCCTGTTCCTTCTGACGCTGCTCAGCCTGTTCTACCCTGTATTCAAAGCACGTTTTGCAGCCCGCGGAACGAAGGCGTGA